The following nucleotide sequence is from Arvicola amphibius chromosome 1, mArvAmp1.2, whole genome shotgun sequence.
GATTCCAACTTGTTCTTTCTAGTGGAAGACAAAGGATcacattttacattaattttctgGAAGACACTTGATCTATGCTCCTGTGCATGGAATacaaccattttaaaaattgatcacACTGTTATGTGgaattttcactttatttaatAAGAAATCTTTATGATCAATTTACATTAGTATATAGGAAGCCTGACTGACACTTGTTTCTTGACTATAAAGTAGTCCAGGATCGGGACATATTGCAATTTATTACCAATCTTTCTCAATGATGCTTAGTTTCCAGGTTTATCACCAATGATATCAATgctttttcttcttgctgtgacaaaatggttcaacaaaagcaacttaagaaagacaGGGTTTGTTCCGGTTCATGGTTCCATATTATACACTTAGCATGGCAGAGAAGGCATGCAGTAAGAAGTGGAGGCTGGCTGATCACATGACATCCAGTCAGGAAGTAACAAGTGGTACATTTTAGTGCCCAACTTGCTTTCACCTATTAACTGAGTCTCCAGGCCACAGGAATTGTGGTGCCCACACTTGGGATGGGTTTTCTACCATAGTGACCAGAGATATTTCCCCACAAGCTAACCTAGTCAAGATGGTTCTCACAGGGTGCAGAAGAGATTGTGTCCTGGGTGATTCTATATCCAGTCAAGTTGACCAACAGTCACTGTGACAGTGTACAATAGTAATAACTTCACTTTCATATAAATGCTTTCAAAATTTGTGCCCTGAAAGAAAGCATTGTCTGTGCAGACATGTATATGTTCTATCTAATGTGGGGCAGGCATACATGTCCTCTAATTAGAACCTTTAATGCTGAAATttgctgaatgaaaatgaaaacgtGAAGCTCCATGAAAAGGCAGAGTATATATTCACGGTCTATTATTTCATCAAAATAAGAATGAATCCTATTTAAatcctaaataatttttaaagccttCGGAATCAATAATGTAGGAGGAGTACCAATCACTGTAGAAAATTCTTTTAGGATACAATCTATAAAGAAACCACTGTTTTTTTCCATGTCATTGACAGTAGAATTCAGTTGCTGTATTTCTCCACTCATTTCCTCAGATTTCTTCTTAAATCCTTCTTCAATCAAAGCCTTATGATGCTAAAAACAGTGAacatgagagagaagaaaatattgtaaaatcCCAACATTGTACAAGTTATAGCCTCAAACTTTGGCAAGTGGTCCTTAATATAGCCCTAAATTACTTCCCTTTCCATGAAGAAGGTTCTCTGAGTTAATCCTACACACTGTGAGGAAGAATAGTAAAAACTTCACTAGGGTTGATCCATCATGTCTGTTTGACTATAATGCTGGCAGAGGTGTGAAGACATTCCTACACTCATGTCCACTGAGAAGCCACTGGTCATATTGTGTGGAGTTCAATCCACTGAGACAGTATGGCAACCACATCATACAGACAGTGCCAGCCAATCAGTTGTTTTAGAAATCTGTTACCATTTTGCTTGTAGTTGGGCAATGAGAGAATCACTCTCCTGCCATGTGCTGCTTCAAGCGGCTATGCACTCTGGAGACAGCTACAGGACCTGTAGCAGCTGCCAATTATCTGCTCTTTGCAATCCGgatatttctttcagttttatatCAGCATAGGTCATTCTTAGAGTGGGAGGGTGGGTGTCAGGTGCCGGATAATGTGGGCCTTGATAACCCAGGCCCATTGCTGTCCTTATTAAGCTGCCTGGATGGGATTTTGTTCAGTGTGTACCAATGAGGTTGTTTTTAAATGTCCTGAATTGGTGTATGAAACTATTGCAGTCATTCACACCCTAAAGGAGCCACTGAAAACCTGAGGGGAAACCTCCTTAGCAAGAATACCTTCAGGAGATGCTTCCACTCATGAGCAGGCTACATAATTTCTCTTGCTGCCGAGGTTATGACAAGCACCAGGGGGAGGAGGAATCCTACCTGCTGCTGCCTCTCCAGCATTATTTTATGGTCCTTGATGAGCTGTTCACGCTCCTGCATCAGCTTCATTCTCAGTTGCTCAAGGTTTTCCTTGTGACTTCTTTCTTGAGCCTCTAGCagttgctgctgctcctcctgcttctgtcttagCAGCTCCTGTTCCTTCTCAGCTGCCTCCCTCTGGGCCCGCTCCTCTTTCCCAGGAAGATTCATGGGGGAAAAGTGATGGGAGAATGAGGATGGATGGTGGGAGACAGAAATGTTGGGTTAAGTAAAATGTCTACATTCCAAACCCCAGAGAGCAATTCAGATTCTGAAagcaaacctcagactccacactggTCCACTCAATGGAGAGTGTTTCTGGAGGGGATGAGGAGACCCTGCCCATCTGGCTGAAACACAGACTGACTTCCTGTTGCTCTTAGAGTGAGCACCCACAGAAGGGTAGAGAGCTGCTAATCTGGGAATGGGTTACCCTGGCCTCTATCAGGAAACCTTGTGGGAACCTAATCCTGCTGAAAGCCAAGAGACATGCTTCTGTACCTGCAATGGCCTTCTCTCCAGCAGTGAGGGCTGTATCTGCCTGCAGGATGGAACTCTCGATGGTGGCTTGTGACTGCAGAAAACTCTGGAAGACTTCACTTGCCTGCAAGACCAAGAAGCAGCAAAGACCTTGAGGCATCTGGGAGAGAACCTGTGTGAGTTAACACAGTCTCCACTGTGCCTCACTTTCAGTTGCTACTGTGAATGCTGCAGGCTGCCCCTGCTCTTCACTGGCAGTACGTACTTCTGGGTCCATGGCTCTCCTGTCATCCTTGCTAAGGCCACCTGCCACCATGTGTTCCCAGATCATTCCTTTCCACATCATGTGCTTTCAAATATTGTATCCCCATGAAAAATGCTGCATAACTGTGTGGGCTTCACTTTTTCTGCTCTTGTTGGCTGTATTCATGGTCAAGTACTTCTAACTGCCTGGACTTCAAGGTAGAAATGAGCAAACTCTCCCAGTAGTAGGGGGCATCACCCAAACCATTTTACATAACTAAAGAAAGAACTGAGGAAAGAACACACCATGGTGTCATTGGCAACAACAGAGTAATATGTTAGCTGTGTTCTTACATTTATTAGGAGCTCATAGGGAGACCATCCTGACAGACTTGAAACGTTGTTACTCAGAAGTTTTATTTGACTATTTCTCAGAATTGAATAGTAAGTAGTGGCCATTTCAGTCAAGCACAATTCAGGTGATGGAGCTTGAGATTAAAACACTTGCTTGCACTGCAAAGCCCTGTTTGGTCACCAGCACAAACATGAAGCTAGACAAACCATGCTATCCATGTGTTTTCTTATTCCACTTAGGAAGTGCTGTGTGCTTCTATTTTATGACACCATCCTTCCTCTGCTATGAGCATCTTTGCCCGCTACTCCTCACCTCTTCCCCATGCTCCCTGCTCCTCACCTTATTCCCTTTTCTATGTCCCTGCTCTTCATCTCTTTCCCATGCTCCCTGATCCTCACCCCTTCCCCATGCTCCCTGCTCCTCACTTTCTCCCCTTTCCGGGGCACCTGCCAATAGTCATGCTCAATCTTTTTCCTCATTTCCATGTAGAGCCTGTGTCCTCCAGGAACagaaaatgttgaaatatttCTCATGAAAGTCTTTGAAAGCCGATTGAGTTTTTCCTGGCAATATTGATATGATGCTTCTTCATACTTCAACATGAACATCCTTTTCTTCTCATCTATTAATTCCTATAAGGGAAATGTACAAAGATCTGACACATTGAAGTAATAGAAGAGATAAAGTTCCAAGAAACTTTGTAGAAGAGTCAGCCTATTTCCCACAAGAAAGTGTGAAATGCTAACACCTGAATTAGGATTCTAAGAAATCTGTGCAAGGCCACAGTAAATGTTCCCGAAATTCCGAGTCCTCAGGAACTTCTGTAAAATGATGGTTCTGCATGCTACAATCTCTGGTTCCTATTGGGGTCACATCCTGtaattctttcttcaatgacaCAAAGATATGACAAGGAGCAATAGAAGAACAGTGGCCTGCAGTGGGACTCTTGTGAGACAAAACTGTTTCATAGGAACAGAAGAATATAGCAAGTTCAGGGATGAGCTACAGATGTTCTGGGCAGGATGGCAATCCACAGAAATTAACTGCGTGAAGGATTTAGGACATTATATTCTCATTATTCCAGTCATTAGAGATTTCTGAATAAAAAGCACCTGAAGTTTGAGAAGGGGGCATGAGAATTTCACAACTGTGTTCACTAAGACCACACAGATTCCTCATCTTTAAATGAATCACACACCTGGGTTAATGAGGGCACAGGAGTGCTACTGCCTTGAATGGACAGAGTCATGAGAGTTAATGATGCCAACATTACCAGCAGCTTCTTCTGGAATTGCTGGTTTTCGTCCTTGAAGGAGTGCTCCATGAAGACAGCAATGGCTTCCTTCTCGCAGGCTGTGTGCACACCCAGCAGCTCCTGGAGCGTGTCTGTGGGGAGACTCAGTTGCAAGTTCATCTCCTCACTGTAGTGCTCAGCTGCTTTCTGCACAGCTGCTGAGTTCTCACGCTGGGCCAGAGTTGTCGCTGCATCATCCAGACAAGGCACAGCTCCACTGTTGATGGCATCCACGTAGGTCGTCACCAGAGTCCCCAGTCCTTCATGTACCAGGAGTTTTAGGGGTAAGTATGAAGTTATAAGTGAATATGATGCAGTTTTAAGACTATAGTTCTAATCTTTCACAGctatacatgcacactcataaaTACACAATCTCCTACAACAAGACATCATCTTTGATAGATTGTccctttgtttttgtggttttctagttctatttaaaaattaatatcaatCTCCACCCAATAAATTCAATTATCTATAAAAAGAATTAACTTTGCATTTAAATCTTGAAATTCATTAAAATAGATTGCATAAACTAACAAGGAAAATATAtcattaaatcttaaaataatggGTTTACACGGTTTAAACACTAGTATTTATGTTAGAACTATTTCAACTTCCAAATTACATTTCAGTTGTCATTCCAAAGAATAATTAGTATGCAAATCATCCcctctgaaaataaaatacatcaacTTATTGGTTTCAACACTGATTTTTATAGTTGATTAAGTACATTTTCATTGGTGATTTTATTATCAGTTGAGGTATAGATACCAGTGATGATgtctgtacttttaaaaaatgatttgttaTTTATAGTCAATTATAAAACATACAGGATTTTCAGAAGAGGGACACAAGCATATTATCATTgtatagataattttaaaaaaaaaacacacatactaATTTCAACCTATATTACACTATTCAGAAGTGTGttcaaaaaaaaagtcactcaCGATTCCCAGTGACCTTAATTCCCTCTCTGAGCATCTTGCTCTTTGCATGGGTGAAGATGTAAGAAACAAAAGTCCTTGTTTGTTCCAGGAACATAGGATCCAGTTGTTCTTCTGAGATAGTATCAAGCTTGCGTAAGAGTGCTTTGTCATGAGTTGGTtggtcaaaaacaaaacacttccgTTTAGGAAAGAAACATGTGATGCACTCCTTGGACAGATTGGATGCTTGGATTCTGGGATTGTCACCTAGTGTTAAGGGAAACACAAAGCCATGGGGTAGTCTCAGAGAAGACAGCAAATGATGGACACTCTTGTCTCTGTGAAGTGTTCTGCACTCACAGGTCTCTACCATAAACATGCAACACTTCTTTACAGGTCAAAGTATACCAAGTTTGTACTTGGCAGACATCTGGTGAAGTATTTCAGGAGACATTTGACTCCACCGGAGGATCATATGGCTGATATCCACAGACCTGAACATGACATCAAGCACATTCTAGTTGTGTATCCTGTTGACTGAGCAACAAAATACTAAGTATGATTTCTGATCCAATCACCCCTTTGTAGAGAAGTAGCTGTGGGACTCAAAAGAAGAGCcacaaaggattttttaaaaagtagtaaaaatAGCAGCATTAGCAATTCTCAGAATGATGCCATTGGTTAGCAAAGGAAAACTACCTTGACTTTAAAAGACTTCATTTGTTGTCAATGCCAAGTATACACTCATAGAAAATATGTGTTCTTCACAACTGGGAAAGGATGGCGGGTCTATGAAAATATGAAGGATACATAAGTCTAGCGTTTTGATGAGGAACTTCAGGAACTTTATGAAACTGCTGAACTGAGGATTTTCTCCCTTTTGCTCAGGTGGAcatttgtgttgtgtgtatgcatgtttgcctgtgtctgggtgtatgtgtgtgaaagaaagaaaaaataaaggaaaggaaaggaaaggaaaggaaaggaaaggaaaggaaaggaaaggaaaggaaaggaacggAACGGAACGGAacggaaaggaaaggaaaggaaaggaaaggaaaggaaaggaaaggaaaggaaaggaaaggaaatctgggtggtggcatacacatttaatcccagtaaaggggaagaaaagataaaagaaattgtgaatttcaggccagcctggtttgggctacatagtgaacactaggccaattaaaattaaagaccTCATTGTTacataaaatttcttcttttattttaaactgccCTTTGTCTAGGTGCCATGATTGTCTCcactctatccagaggcagtccttagTCCTCTGGAACAAATATCTgtgcccctctcccttctcctccccttctcactcatcctctatctcctgtgtTTGTCTCATGCcctgtcctctgtctcttcttGTACTGAGagcttggtcttggggtgtcctGGGCTGGATACTTTCCTTTTCATATCATTTTAAAACTGTGAGTACTGGTTTCACAAAGTGCTTTCCTACCTACTATGTCGGGAGTACAAACTGTAAAGAACTTGATTTGGAATAATTAGGCAATGTTCTAGGTTctacttttctcaaaaaaaatcaaactccagttcccaggcatTACTGGCCAATGACCCATCTGCATTTCTGCAGACCTCCATTCCACtgcaaatacagaaggaccccacagaggatgggaacaaCACAACAGATCCCAGcccttcccagcccccaccccagccctcccTCTACCTGGGATCAGCTTCAGTGCGTTCTCCAGGTACTCGTCCTCCGTGATGCTCTTTCCATCAATCTGCAGCTCCAGGGTAAAATCCCGAACAGTCCAGATGAAGTCTGGGAAGAAACTCACAAACTCCGTGGAATTCTTTATTCCATCAGGACTTGGGGAAGACTTTGCCCTGATCAGCTCAGTGAGTTCTGTGACGTAACTGGAACTGGGTTAAGGAAAAGTGAATTCACATGTACGTTCTCATGATTctcttgttaaaaataaatgacaataaaGAGTTTTTGCTGCCCTGGGTCTCCTCCACCCCACCAAAAGCCACACAATGACAGGGCAGGTCTGAGCCTCCATATGCATTCCAGAACATTCAATAAAACCTGGTCACTCAAGTCCTGCAAGGATACTGCAGCTGCTGCAGGGCCTGGTGGTTGATGGTGCCCATGCTGTTGTAGACAAAGGTGCTGCTCAGAAGCACAGCCAGGGCGAAGATCCATGAGTCATTCTTAGAGTCACCCTAGAGGACACATGAGGGCAGAGTGAAGAaccattaataaaaattcagagagagaagctggggttCAACATGGAGACCTGGAaagcaaacagccagccactggctcttaccttgacctcagtctgaaatggtgatcctgtctcctgGGATCTcataatgagactgtgtctgagaactgtctcctctcATCTTACAATCCTctatagggctgggattaaagttgtgcaccactgaGATTAAGGggatgcaccacctggtttctatggaaaaTTTGTGTGGCTACTGGGTTTAAGTATGTGCTACCACTACCTAGTCTGTAAGGTTGAccggtggggctgttttactctctgacctcaggcaggctttatttattaaaatgcaaatgaaatgataTTAcagcagagggctggggagagcaCTCCTCAGGAGACCATTTGGGCTGCCCTGTGGCCTTGTTATTCCAGGAACCCTGGAGGCCAAGCAGGGGGAGCAAGAGTGCTTGTCCTAGCTGGAGAAAAAATTCAAACTCAGTCTGAAAAACCTAATGGAATGTATATTGCTCCTCACAGAACACAGCTCCAAGTGGAGCAAGGACCTCAGATCAGACACCCTGAAtcacacagaagagagagagacagagtaaaATAGGCTGGAACATATTAGctcgggaaaaaaaaattctgaacagGACCCAGATCTCATAGACTCTaaggacaattaataaatgggatctcacaAACAGGAAAAAGTCTATGAGTTATAATCTGATAGATGGTTagtattcagaatatataaagaactgaaagcaaaacaaacaaagaaactgaacatcaagaaaacaaatacttccacttaaaatttgtatatagaactaaaaagaactaaaaaacaatgaaacacaaaaagaccaagaaacACATGAAACAGGCTCCACCCCCTCAGCCACCAGAGAGCTGCAAATTCAAACTACTTCGCAGTTTCATCTTCTCATAGAACAGCCAAGAGCAATAAAACAAACGATAGCACATGTTTTACGCACAGAAACATGTATGTTATCACAGAGAGAATGACATCACATGCAGTCTGCACAATTTCAAAGGAgacaaacaaaatcccaggacTTAGAAGGGGAGTAGACACAAAGTCCTAAAcgaacttaaaatttaaaactatgatTGTTGTTTCACATATGGTTTCAAAGTACTTACAAATATGCCAATGACATTCCTTATAATGAaattcctaaaattcatatgaaatcaCAAAATACACTCTTTAAACAGATTATTTTTCAAGAACAGCAGCACACATCCTGATTCGAAGCAAATTCCTGACTATAGTAATCAGAAGAGcatgatttattaaaaaaaatgttccaaaagGCTGTTAACAGATaccacaagaaaaggaaaagaggagacaatggatggtgtctgtctcagaatACCGTGCTGAATCCCATTAAGTTGTACAATTAACATATATTGATGAGTATCCTTGAAGTATGATAATAACAAGAAAAGGACGTACACCAATGGGACAGAGGAAGAGGCTCAGAAATAAATCGATGAATTAACTATCTGCtatgctttcattggttaatcaataaactgcttggcctgaaatggcagaacttaggtaggtgtagaagacagaactgaattctgagaggaagaaagcagagtcagagagccaccagggagctgccaggtcagacatgctgaatctttcccggtaagccaggacctcgtggtggcatacagattaatagaaatgggataaattaagatgtgagagttagccaaaaagaggcttgtgataatgggccaggcagtgatttaattaatacaatttctgtgtgtttattttggatgTAATCTAGCCGGGCAGCCGGAACAAACAAAGGGCCACCCTCACCGTGCAACATGAAGACACTTGATGAGGTTCACCATAAAAAAGTGTGAACCCAAGGAGTTGGACAGATGGGTCAGTGGTAAgaacactccctgctcttccagaggatcacaGACATCCACATCATATCATTTCTAacttctgtaactccaactccaggaaatCCAAACCCTCTGAATACCTAGGATgcctgtattcacacacacacataccacaagcagacacacacacacacacacacacacacacactacacacaataaaaatatagcTCTCAAAAATGTAAACCTAACTTCTTAACCCCATTTCCAAAATGTAGCCTTGGTATCTCAGAAGACAAGTCGGTCAGCTGAGATGGGATGATGTCATCCACCTTCCCATGGGAGCATCTGTCCACCTAACTCACTGCTCCTAGGAGAAGTAGCACTGTGCCACCTGGTTCACCTTTCAGAAGGGAAGACCTTGTTCATCTAGCTCTGTGAGAGCTGATGGGTGACAGCTCTCATATGCCAGCACTTAGAATGACAAAGGCCTCCAGGGAAGACTTTCAGTGATGGGTAGGCACTAGAAGTGAATACCCTCACCCTTCACCCAACACAGGCTAGCTCTTAAGGCCCCACCCTAGTTCTCCTTCTGGAGTTCATAGGTCAGAGACTGCCCTGCGACTGCTCTTCTTCTCTATGTTCTGCTTCTTTCCAGGTACTggactgtagtgtgaagcggcggggctgtgtcccgccacccggcagccggctagctttacacccgaaataattacacggaaactgtattcttttaaaacactgcctggcccattatctgtagcctcttattggctgattctcacatcttgctttaacccatatttagtaatctgggtagcaccacgagttgtggcttaccaggagagatcttaacctgcgtccatctcggagagcagcagcatggagcctcctatggcgaatgcctgaagcgtctcccccactctacttccttgttcccacaattctgttctgtctactccacctacctaattttctgttcttaaagggccaaggcagttttctttattaattaaccaatgaaagaaacatagacagataactctcctccatcatttcccctttttctgtttaaacaaaaaagaaaggcttcaactttaacatagcaaaattacatataacaaaacagttatcaaacaagtattacagttacaatatttaaatctattttatcttttatcataactaaggaaatctataactatctatttattcttcaactccatcaaagactccagaaggatataatgctacctaagtaaataagaaataagtaacttataaaactctagaaatgacagagacaactcgctgcctggacagtcacccaaagttcctctgtaccgttggggcatccatcttcgggcttcaggcccacagtatccagcagacatttccatgaagcagaaaaattccaaagacagttcagtcactttctgctgtgtcctgcagaacgtctcgcagactctttcacgaatcaggaaccctgagagaccatctcacctttaggcaagtttagcagtcctctttctgtgggttccttgtgtccagtttatgcaacagtccaggcaagagcagtttcttgcccaaatggctaacaaactccataagtagcctcttcgatgcccatcttcctcttgaagt
It contains:
- the LOC119810706 gene encoding guanylate-binding protein 6-like isoform X3 codes for the protein MARPQMMAPICLVENHKDQLSVNQTAIDILNNISQPVVVVAIVGLYRTGKSYLMNRLAGQNQGFPLGSTVQSETKGIWMWCVPHPSKPNHTLVLLDTEGLGDVEKGDSKNDSWIFALAVLLSSTFVYNSMGTINHQALQQLHYVTELTELIRAKSSPSPDGIKNSTEFVSFFPDFIWTVRDFTLELQIDGKSITEDEYLENALKLIPGDNPRIQASNLSKECITCFFPKRKCFVFDQPTHDKALLRKLDTISEEQLDPMFLEQTRTFVSYIFTHAKSKMLREGIKVTGNRLGTLVTTYVDAINSGAVPCLDDAATTLAQRENSAAVQKAAEHYSEEMNLQLSLPTDTLQELLGVHTACEKEAIAVFMEHSFKDENQQFQKKLLELIDEKKRMFMLKYEEASYQYCQEKLNRLSKTFMRNISTFSVPGGHRLYMEMRKKIEHDYWQVPRKGEKASEVFQSFLQSQATIESSILQADTALTAGEKAIAEERAQREAAEKEQELLRQKQEEQQQLLEAQERSHKENLEQLRMKLMQEREQLIKDHKIMLERQQQHHKALIEEGFKKKSEEMSGEIQQLNSTVNDMEKNSGFFIDCILKEFSTVIGTPPTLLIPKALKII